A single genomic interval of uncultured Pseudodesulfovibrio sp. harbors:
- a CDS encoding XRE family transcriptional regulator yields MEQYKDIAPRLVGLREGIGWTVKEMADLLSLPEEKVAEYESGTVEIPVGYMLDVSRLCRVDLNTLISGREPHLKSYALVRKGEGFSVDRRKDYDYKSLGYKFAGRDMEPFLIRVPPKNGEEMTETSHRGQEFIYVLEGRLELRMNGEPLILEPGDSIYFNSETPHALRGLDGKDVNFIDVIL; encoded by the coding sequence ATGGAACAGTACAAAGACATTGCCCCGCGATTGGTGGGGCTGCGGGAAGGCATCGGCTGGACCGTGAAGGAGATGGCCGACCTGCTGAGTCTGCCGGAAGAAAAGGTCGCGGAGTACGAGTCCGGGACCGTCGAAATTCCGGTCGGCTACATGCTGGATGTTTCCCGGCTGTGCAGGGTTGATCTGAACACGCTGATTTCCGGGCGCGAACCGCACCTGAAGTCGTACGCGCTGGTACGCAAAGGCGAAGGCTTTTCCGTTGACCGTCGCAAGGACTACGATTACAAAAGCCTCGGCTACAAGTTCGCCGGCCGCGACATGGAGCCGTTTCTAATCCGCGTTCCCCCCAAAAACGGCGAAGAAATGACTGAAACCTCCCACCGTGGGCAGGAGTTCATTTACGTGCTTGAGGGACGTCTGGAACTTCGCATGAACGGCGAACCGCTCATTCTCGAACCGGGCGATTCCATTTATTTCAACTCGGAAACGCCGCATGCCCTGCGAGGTCTGGACGGCAAAGACGTGAATTTCATAGACGTGATTCTGTAG